In one window of Nicotiana tabacum cultivar K326 chromosome 12, ASM71507v2, whole genome shotgun sequence DNA:
- the LOC107824669 gene encoding peroxisomal membrane protein 11A translates to MEPKNRDFLIHLEAYLSKRDGVDKLLKISRYASKVIIAASVIPESLPLSRRLKSFESSVGVSRKAFRLGKFVQDVNALRSANISSKEELILSILAYGGEGLYYFVEQFVWLGKAGLIDKKYLSNLQKISAWCEFIGYIGSVSLKVKELKKISEDEACLVSTIEVSIIRGIEYNEEEEKIRKLRMKKLMKRLSVIQDFADGLMALADIRDGKGLISGPLLLSSAGLLSALISTHKNWISC, encoded by the coding sequence ATGGAACCCAAAAACAGAGATTTCCTGATCCATCTAGAAGCTTACCTCTCCAAACGTGACGGCGTTGACAAATTACTCAAAATCTCCCGTTACGCTTCCAAAGTCATCATCGCCGCCTCCGTTATCCCCGAATCCCTTCCGTTATCTCGCCGTTTAAAATCCTTCGAATCAAGCGTCGGTGTTAGCCGTAAAGCATTTCGCTTGGGGAAATTCGTACAAGACGTTAACGCACTCCGTTCAGCTAATATCAGTTCAAAAGAAGAATTAATTCTCTCGATTTTAGCTTACGGGGGCGAAGGATTGTACTATTTTGTTGAGCAATTTGTTTGGTTAGGTAAAGCAGGGTTAATTGATAAGAAATATTTGAGTAATTTACAGAAGATTAGTGCTTGGTGTGAGTTTATTGGTTATATTGGAAGTGTTAGTTTGAAGGTTAAGGAATTAAAGAAGATTAGTGAAGATGAGGCGTGTTTGGTTTCGACTATTGAGGTTTCGATAATTAGGGGAATTGAGTATAATGAGGAAGAGGAAAAAATAAGGAAACTGAGAATGAAGAAGTTAATGAAGAGGTTATCAGTAATTCAAGATTTTGCTGATGGATTAATGGCTTTGGCTGATATTAGAGATGGTAAAGGGCTGATTTCTGGGCCGCTGTTGTTGTCATCAGCTGGGCTTTTGTCAGCTCTCATTAGCACACATAAGAATTGGATTTCATGCTGA